In a genomic window of Amblyomma americanum isolate KBUSLIRL-KWMA chromosome 4, ASM5285725v1, whole genome shotgun sequence:
- the LOC144127851 gene encoding uncharacterized protein LOC144127851 isoform X2 translates to MDLLKPPEPLQLSGNLSQNWKRFKQKLELFIKATTPKDDPRSGAAKAALLLSVAGDEALDVFNTFTFGEQEDKEDYDTLVRKFEAYCAEVSNEVHERYVFRSRKQEEGEPFERFIRDLKKQAAQCNFEGLHDSMIRDQIVFGTNNSKLREKMLREKGLTLLKAEEMCRVAESVAQRNQVWARPGASIDSVSRSRASCHRCVDRQETSAVNGSSYRCKKCNRRHEPRQCPAYGKRCNICRKLHHFAICCPARALVNKVGAQFNDEFDVLDVCIDSCITGDWTVEAKVGGRKALFKVDTGAQASLLPFSIYRKLKTAELNPTSSVLRAYNGGIITNFGTTVQKITVGDAATTVKFYVVKNGRRAILGLHACEALGLVQRTVDTVNTSAEYEAIKHFRHVFEGLGCLKQPYSMVLQPDATPVVQPARRVPLSLRQPLRDELQRMERAGIITKEDGPTDWYVPGKHLVLADMLSRSTTPGGVDNAGATEDVEVHALQLLNGMVTVTTQQKLAKETARDCYLQTVVSNLSAGNPIQDVERLPDTSARSVVAALSAMFARYGIPIELCTDNGPQFSSQEFAAFAKEYDFTHVTSSPHYPQSNGLAEKGVQIVKRIMKKTQDARHDFWLGLLAYRSTPLIDGQSPGELLQGRRLRSNLPDFGGIKTIEVKKHRQTPKGQPLPQLGKGDVVRLRDTTWSQKGKVVGEAAPRSYHVVTESRRVLRRNRRHLLHSSEQYAETSDDDTDDDCADEADPNARNSPGSVTPQPYGTTSAAPQQPPGLCDQHLAHGATPSASITHPEQPTSVISLRRPTRTAKPPQRLRYDAAFNQLS, encoded by the exons ATGGACCTGCTGAAGCCCCCGGAACCTTTGCAGCTCTCCGGTAACCTGTCGCAGAATTGGAAGCGGTTTAAGCAAAAACTGGAACTCTTCATCAAGGCGACCACGCCAAAGGACGACCCAAGAAGCGGAGCAGCGAAAGCTGCACTCCTGTTGAGCGTTGCCGGAGACGAAGCACTTGACGTCTTCAACACGTTTACGTTTGGTGAGCAGGAAGACAAGGAAGATTACGACACCCTGGTCCGGAAGTTTGAAGCATACTGTGCCGAGGTAAGCAATGAAGTGCATGAGCGGTATGTTTTTCGCTCGAGAAAACAAGAAGAAGGAGAGCCGTTCGAAAGATTTATTAGAGACCTCAAGAAGCAAGCAGCGCAATGCAACTTCGAAGGACTGCACGATTCAATGATCAGGGATCAGATCGTCTTTGGGACGAATAATtccaaactgcgtgaaaaaatGCTGCGGGAAAAGGGCTTAACGTTGTTAAAGGCTGAAGAAATGTGCAGGGTAGCGGAATCAGTGGCACAAAGAAATCAGGTCTGGGCCAGGCCCGGTGCCAGCATTGACTCCGTCTCTCGCAGTAGGGCGTCGTGCCACCGCTGCGTAGACCGGCAAGAGACCAGTGCAGTAAACGGTAGTTCGTACCGGTGCAAGAAATGCAACCGACGGCACGAGCCGAGGCAGTGTCCTGCTTACGGAAAAAGATGCAACATTTGTCGAAAGCTGCATCACTTTGCGATTTGTTGTCCGGCCAGGGCGCTCGTCAAcaaagtcggcgcacagttcAATGATGAGTTTGATGTTCTTGACGTCTGCATcgacagctgcattactggtGATTGGACTGTCGAAGCCAAAGTTGGGGGTCGTAAAGCATTATTCAAGGTGGATACCGGAGCACAAGCAAGCCTCTTACCATTTTCGATATACCGCAAGTTGAAAACTGCCGAACTGAATCCTACGAGCTCTGTGCTGCGAGCATACAATGGAGGCatcatcaccaacttcggaacaacaGTCCAAAAAATAACCGTTGGAGATGCTGCAACTACAGTGAAATTCTACGTGGTGAAAAATGGACGTCGTGCAATACTGGGGCTTCACGCATGTGAAGCTCTAGGCCTTGTGCAGCGCACAGTGGACACTGTCAACACTTCTGCTGAGTACGAAGCGATCAAGCACTTCAGGCACGTCTTTGAGGGTTTAGGATGCCTAAAGCAACCATACAGCATGGTACTACAGCCAGATGCTACCCCAGTCgtccagccagcgcggcgggtgccCCTGTCTTTGCGCCAACCGCTTCGCGACGAGCTTCAAAGAATGGAGAGAGCTGGTATCATCACAAAAGAAGATGGACCTACAGACTGG TACGTTCCAGGGAAGCACCTGGTCTTGGCAGACATGCTCTCACGATCGACTACACCCGGGGGTGTCGACAATGCTGGTGCCACAGAAGACGTCGAagttcacgcactacagctcctgaACGGCATGGTCACGGTAACAACGCAGCAAAAACTGGCAAAGGAAACTGCTCGTGACTGCTACTTGCAGACTGTCGTCAGCAACTTATCAGCAGGAAACCCAATTCAAG ATGTCGAGAGGCTTCCAGACACAAGTGCAAGAAGTGTTGTTGCGGCTCTCAGTGCTATGTTTGCTCGATACGGCATTCCTATCGAACTGTGCACTGATAATGGACCACAGTTTTCAAGCCAAGAGTTCGCAGCCTTCGCTAAAGAGTATGATTTTACGCACGTCACGTCTAGCCCACACTACCCGCAGTCTAACGGCCTTGCTGAAAAAGGTGTGCAAATTGTCAAGCGGATAATGAAGAAAACTCAAGACGCACGACACGACTTCTGGCTAGGCCTTCTGGCCTACCGATCAACGCCACTGATTGATGGTCAATcccctggcgagcttcttcaaggCAGGCGCCTTCGATCTAATCTCCCCGATTTTGGCGGTATCAAGACTATCGAAGTCAAGAAGCACCGCCAGACGCCCAAAGGACAGCCGTTGCCTCAACTAGGTAAAGGTGACGTCGTCAGGCTGCGAGACACAACTTGGTCACAGAAAGGAAAGGTGGTTGGGGAAGCTGCCCCGAGGTCCTACCACGTTGTAACTGAAAGTCGTCGTGTTCTTCGGCGCAACAGGCGACACCTGCTTCATTCCAGCGAGCAGTATGCTGAAACAAGTGACGATGACACCGACGACGACTGCGCAGACGAAGCTGACCCAAATGCAAGGAACAGTCCAGGGAGTGTGACACCCCAGCCTTATGGCACTACAAGTGCAGCACCCCAGCAGCCTCCGGGGCTCTGTGACCAACATCTAGCCCACGGTGCCACGCCTTCGGCTTCGATTACCCATCCAGAGCAACCCACAAGTGTCATCAGTCTGAGGAGGCCGACTCGTACCGCGAAGCCTCCCCAACGTCTTCGTTATGACGCTGCTTTCAATCAGTTATCATGA
- the LOC144127851 gene encoding uncharacterized protein LOC144127851 isoform X1 — MDLLKPPEPLQLSGNLSQNWKRFKQKLELFIKATTPKDDPRSGAAKAALLLSVAGDEALDVFNTFTFGEQEDKEDYDTLVRKFEAYCAEVSNEVHERYVFRSRKQEEGEPFERFIRDLKKQAAQCNFEGLHDSMIRDQIVFGTNNSKLREKMLREKGLTLLKAEEMCRVAESVAQRNQVWARPGASIDSVSRSRASCHRCVDRQETSAVNGSSYRCKKCNRRHEPRQCPAYGKRCNICRKLHHFAICCPARALVNKVGAQFNDEFDVLDVCIDSCITGDWTVEAKVGGRKALFKVDTGAQASLLPFSIYRKLKTAELNPTSSVLRAYNGGIITNFGTTVQKITVGDAATTVKFYVVKNGRRAILGLHACEALGLVQRTVDTVNTSAEYEAIKHFRHVFEGLGCLKQPYSMVLQPDATPVVQPARRVPLSLRQPLRDELQRMERAGIITKEDGPTDWYVPGKHLVLADMLSRSTTPGGVDNAGATEDVEVHALQLLNGMVTVTTQQKLAKETARDCYLQTVVSNLSAGNPIQGELKPFSSELSVINGILFKGTKAVIPRSMRQEMLTRIHAGHLGLNKCKERARLLVFWPGLNNDIAVLLQNCSTCRKFAYQQAKEPLIMRPVPQCAWYRVGADIFCFGGNSYVVVYDALSNFPDVERLPDTSARSVVAALSAMFARYGIPIELCTDNGPQFSSQEFAAFAKEYDFTHVTSSPHYPQSNGLAEKGVQIVKRIMKKTQDARHDFWLGLLAYRSTPLIDGQSPGELLQGRRLRSNLPDFGGIKTIEVKKHRQTPKGQPLPQLGKGDVVRLRDTTWSQKGKVVGEAAPRSYHVVTESRRVLRRNRRHLLHSSEQYAETSDDDTDDDCADEADPNARNSPGSVTPQPYGTTSAAPQQPPGLCDQHLAHGATPSASITHPEQPTSVISLRRPTRTAKPPQRLRYDAAFNQLS; from the exons ATGGACCTGCTGAAGCCCCCGGAACCTTTGCAGCTCTCCGGTAACCTGTCGCAGAATTGGAAGCGGTTTAAGCAAAAACTGGAACTCTTCATCAAGGCGACCACGCCAAAGGACGACCCAAGAAGCGGAGCAGCGAAAGCTGCACTCCTGTTGAGCGTTGCCGGAGACGAAGCACTTGACGTCTTCAACACGTTTACGTTTGGTGAGCAGGAAGACAAGGAAGATTACGACACCCTGGTCCGGAAGTTTGAAGCATACTGTGCCGAGGTAAGCAATGAAGTGCATGAGCGGTATGTTTTTCGCTCGAGAAAACAAGAAGAAGGAGAGCCGTTCGAAAGATTTATTAGAGACCTCAAGAAGCAAGCAGCGCAATGCAACTTCGAAGGACTGCACGATTCAATGATCAGGGATCAGATCGTCTTTGGGACGAATAATtccaaactgcgtgaaaaaatGCTGCGGGAAAAGGGCTTAACGTTGTTAAAGGCTGAAGAAATGTGCAGGGTAGCGGAATCAGTGGCACAAAGAAATCAGGTCTGGGCCAGGCCCGGTGCCAGCATTGACTCCGTCTCTCGCAGTAGGGCGTCGTGCCACCGCTGCGTAGACCGGCAAGAGACCAGTGCAGTAAACGGTAGTTCGTACCGGTGCAAGAAATGCAACCGACGGCACGAGCCGAGGCAGTGTCCTGCTTACGGAAAAAGATGCAACATTTGTCGAAAGCTGCATCACTTTGCGATTTGTTGTCCGGCCAGGGCGCTCGTCAAcaaagtcggcgcacagttcAATGATGAGTTTGATGTTCTTGACGTCTGCATcgacagctgcattactggtGATTGGACTGTCGAAGCCAAAGTTGGGGGTCGTAAAGCATTATTCAAGGTGGATACCGGAGCACAAGCAAGCCTCTTACCATTTTCGATATACCGCAAGTTGAAAACTGCCGAACTGAATCCTACGAGCTCTGTGCTGCGAGCATACAATGGAGGCatcatcaccaacttcggaacaacaGTCCAAAAAATAACCGTTGGAGATGCTGCAACTACAGTGAAATTCTACGTGGTGAAAAATGGACGTCGTGCAATACTGGGGCTTCACGCATGTGAAGCTCTAGGCCTTGTGCAGCGCACAGTGGACACTGTCAACACTTCTGCTGAGTACGAAGCGATCAAGCACTTCAGGCACGTCTTTGAGGGTTTAGGATGCCTAAAGCAACCATACAGCATGGTACTACAGCCAGATGCTACCCCAGTCgtccagccagcgcggcgggtgccCCTGTCTTTGCGCCAACCGCTTCGCGACGAGCTTCAAAGAATGGAGAGAGCTGGTATCATCACAAAAGAAGATGGACCTACAGACTGG TACGTTCCAGGGAAGCACCTGGTCTTGGCAGACATGCTCTCACGATCGACTACACCCGGGGGTGTCGACAATGCTGGTGCCACAGAAGACGTCGAagttcacgcactacagctcctgaACGGCATGGTCACGGTAACAACGCAGCAAAAACTGGCAAAGGAAACTGCTCGTGACTGCTACTTGCAGACTGTCGTCAGCAACTTATCAGCAGGAAACCCAATTCAAGGTGAGCTGAAGCCGTTTTCATCTGAACTGTCCGTAATCAACGGAATTCTGTTCAAAGGAACAAAAGCTGTCATACCGAGAAgcatgaggcaagaaatgctaACAAGAATTCATGCCGGCCACCTTGGCTTAAACAAATGCAAAGAAAGAGCAAGACTTCTCGTTTTTTGGCCAGGCTTGAACAACGACATCGCAGTGCTTCTCCAAAACTGTTCTACATGCAGAAAGTTCGCGTACCAGCAAGCCAAAGAACCGCTGATAATGCGCCCGGTGCCGCAGTGTGCGTGGTACAGGGTCGGAGCGGACAtcttttgttttgggggaaattcTTACGTTGTCGTATATGATGCTCTTTCCAACTTCCCAGATGTCGAGAGGCTTCCAGACACAAGTGCAAGAAGTGTTGTTGCGGCTCTCAGTGCTATGTTTGCTCGATACGGCATTCCTATCGAACTGTGCACTGATAATGGACCACAGTTTTCAAGCCAAGAGTTCGCAGCCTTCGCTAAAGAGTATGATTTTACGCACGTCACGTCTAGCCCACACTACCCGCAGTCTAACGGCCTTGCTGAAAAAGGTGTGCAAATTGTCAAGCGGATAATGAAGAAAACTCAAGACGCACGACACGACTTCTGGCTAGGCCTTCTGGCCTACCGATCAACGCCACTGATTGATGGTCAATcccctggcgagcttcttcaaggCAGGCGCCTTCGATCTAATCTCCCCGATTTTGGCGGTATCAAGACTATCGAAGTCAAGAAGCACCGCCAGACGCCCAAAGGACAGCCGTTGCCTCAACTAGGTAAAGGTGACGTCGTCAGGCTGCGAGACACAACTTGGTCACAGAAAGGAAAGGTGGTTGGGGAAGCTGCCCCGAGGTCCTACCACGTTGTAACTGAAAGTCGTCGTGTTCTTCGGCGCAACAGGCGACACCTGCTTCATTCCAGCGAGCAGTATGCTGAAACAAGTGACGATGACACCGACGACGACTGCGCAGACGAAGCTGACCCAAATGCAAGGAACAGTCCAGGGAGTGTGACACCCCAGCCTTATGGCACTACAAGTGCAGCACCCCAGCAGCCTCCGGGGCTCTGTGACCAACATCTAGCCCACGGTGCCACGCCTTCGGCTTCGATTACCCATCCAGAGCAACCCACAAGTGTCATCAGTCTGAGGAGGCCGACTCGTACCGCGAAGCCTCCCCAACGTCTTCGTTATGACGCTGCTTTCAATCAGTTATCATGA